GAGACAGTAATGCTCTCCACTGTTGGCGCAACAGCGGATTCTAGCCATGGTTCACAGACCGAGACGAAAGGCCAAGTTTTGGCTGTTGTGTTAAGTCAGGCCTGCGACGAGAagagagattattttttttttaagtcttgacGGGTCGCGGCAAATGAGCTGGACACCgcagcacaaaaacaatgtGGATAAAATGTGGTTATCAGAGCGAGAGGACAAGCCACCATGTGACCTGGCTGTCTCGTTCCTGGGAGAGCCTCAGCTCAAAAGAATGTCTCTTGTTTCTGGTGTTGTCAGAGATCGTTCCCTGTCACCGGKTTCTGAGTCATGTGAATAAATTCATAGGACAGCCACTGCGCATAAAAGGTAACATTTTAASAAGAAAGCACCATACACTTCAGTCAATATTTCAAGTTGCAATATTTTAACCTTGTGTGTATGAATGGCAGGAAGGAAGTGCCAGCAGGCTGCCTCGGTGGCACACAGACAACAATGCGCTGCCCACGGTCGGCTCCTGCTCAGTCAGGCAGACAGTCACTCCACCAGCCTTGGGCTTGTTTGGGAAACCCTGCTGAATAGTTCACTTTGTTTGCGGAATTAGCACCGGGGCAAATCTGCTTCATTCGCKGATACCCCAATTACAAGCCTGCCAACGCCCCAACAAAGCAATGCTGCAGGacagaatgaaaatgttctggRCCAGGAGGGTTTTAAACATTTASTTTACGCAAAATAGATTGCAATATGCAGTTGTCTTAAATGGAAAGCATgcagttcatttatttaatgcagcCGATTACTGAATATTGCTTTGCTGGAACAAAAATGTCACCAAAGcaagaagaaagtaaaaaaaaaaaaaaaatctgtatctAACTTGTTGATGAGATGAAAGACCTTTATACTAATGAGTTCATCAGAGCAATTCGCCCATTCAGTTAAAATCAACTGAAGGCACAGTTGATTTCTGCATGCTGTGTTTGCAACATTTGTGAGTTCTCTTTGCAACttaagtggatttttttttatatgtcagCAAATCCATTATGCATAATTCATGTCACCTTTCCAAGTCACCGTATTAAGACTCAGTGTCGTGGCGCAGGATGTGGACAACGCTGCCCTTGCCAGACTGGACCTGGAGCGGAAGGTTGAGTCGCTCCAAGAGGAAATTAACTTCCTCAAGAagctgcatgatgaggtaaGCATTcctgtttcagcttttttttttttttttttgcaggcaaAGCGGAAACACGCTGCTGTACAGACGTTGCACGTGTAACTGCCTGCCGTATTAAAGGCAGCGCTTAGGAAAGCCAAATCATTGGAAATATGTGTTAATCTGCTCAGACTGGTAGAATTTAGATCCAAATAGCTGTTCCCAAGCAAACAGgcgaaattaaaagaaactgttGTTTGGCAGGAAATGCTGGAGCTACAAAACCaaatccagcagcagcagcatgtgcAGGTGGACATGGAGGTGGCCAAGCCAGACCTGACAGCAGCTCTGAGGGACGTCCGTCTGCAGTACGAGAACCTGGCCTCTAAAAACATCCAGGAGTCAGAGGATTGGTACAAATCCAAGGTGAGCACCGATGGAATGGAAGTATTGGCCAATTCAGTTCAacttaatttgttgttttttttctttattcaggccaatttcaacaaatgtcaccttaaccctttcatgcatcgTGGTAACTACAGTGGACAGCCaactaaaagccattttcttgtgcttctcgtggatttttatgttacaaaagcacacagaccactgaagtggaSactaatgcatcataaaatacactatcaactactggccatcagctgcaaatgcaagaaattatttttgttcaattcaATWTGGCAGACGgacaaaaaagcatgccgacCRacccggtccctccttcttactgtagacgactcttgtgggtaaaaaaaacattgtgacatCMgataacccctaaagaacaatactactcatgtattttttcaaataacaactttgtatttggagaaaattacaattggtcacctaaataaaaataaaaatttcctAMatttttttatgccttaagaaaatcaaaaaaatttggaaagaaatcctgacacaaaggatcatgaTTCACGCATGAAAGGATTAAGGCAGTTTACAAGACAAACTGTAAAATTcaattatatataatttattttgttccagATTCAATTCCAAAACATTCAGTTCTTTCCAAAAACAGTCTactaacttttaataaaatgcatccaAATTCACCTAAGCATTTAGTGGCAGCTAGTGAAAAGTTTCCATGCTGTGAAAGCTCAAGCTATACAATATTCCAGCTCAGTTTCATCGCCCAGCTGCCGTCACAAGTTGTTGGTTGAGAAGAAAAAWagagacaggaaaaaaaaacaacaaaaaaaaaacacagaagcatcTGGCCAAACTAATTtttatggaaaagaaaaacaaagagtacACATAGACAATCGCACCAATGGCTCATTCAGTGccaaaaaaagacacagaacaattacaaatgcaaaaataacatttttatttttatttgataagcTAGACACACTCTAATTTTTCTTGATTATTGTAGAAGAGGAAACGATAAACCGGAGCTCTAAAATGTATGCTACATGGTTGCGCTATTAAAAAACAGACATCCAAGAGTTCGGATGTTGTCAATCCCCTATGATGGTACAAACCAAGTTTGTACCATCATACAAACTTGGTTTGTATGATGAATGGTACAAACCAAGTTTGTACCATTCTCGAACTGAAATTTAAATTGAATCTGCAGAAAATCCTTGCAAAGGCTGTCCAGGAGTCGCTTTGAACACCCTTGCAGCATAACTACAGAAAGATCTGGTTAGATATAGACACTCTAACaataaaacagatcaaaaaGGAAACTTTGATACCTAGTTCCAAAAGTAGACAGGGTGTCTGGCTCACTGACAGCTGAAATCCGCTGGTTTCACAGGAGAGGAGTTTCCTGtggagacaagaaaaaaaaacctcaaagagTTGTAGTGAAATAGAGAATAGATCAAATTTTGTATGTTTCAGATCAACTTTAATATGAACAACGCAGCACAAAGCTTTAGTGCTACTGGTAGTGACAACTTTAAAAAGACGAAGTTGACCAAATGTGACTCTGGGAATCTTACTTTGCaacaagaaaagttacaaaaagaGTTGATAATATATCACATATAAATATGKTAACAGTTTATATTTTGCCGCCATTATTTATAGTCAGTATTAGTTTGATGGTTCTTTATCTGCAAGGTACAGCAGATATAGGCAGTgagtgggtgggtggatggatttttttactgtaaattccCATTCTACATAACATAAACCTGACTTAATGAGGGACTCAAACAgagataaaacaattttatttcaaatYCTTTACAGTTGCTAAATTGCTCCAGCCTCTTACATCTCCACATTTCATAATTTACACTCTACCTACTATATTTCCTCTCCTTCAGTTTCTGACTCATCATTTATTGAgtagttgatttttttctcgGTTGTGTCCTTCAGGATGTCTgactctcctttttttttcttttcttttttttttttgtgccccTGCGATTTTAAGTTTGCTGACCTCACCGAAGCTGCAGCTCGGAATAATGAAGCCCTGAGATTAGCCAAGCAGGAGGCCAACGACTACAGGCGTCAAGTTCAGGCACTAACCTGTGAGGTGGATGCCCTCAAAGGAACTGTGAGTCTGCCCTTTTAGGCTGTCtttgtaattttaaagaaaaaaactatttattcaacacatatttttcactttatgtcacttcttttttttttcccagaatgaGTCCTTGGAGCGCCAGATGAGGGAAATGGAAGAGAACTTTGGCCTGGAGAACAGTGGCTACCAGGACACCGTCAGCCGCCTGGAGGTGGACATTCACAACATGAAGGACGAGATGGCCCGTCACCTCCGAGAGTACCAGGACCTTCTCAATGTCAAGATGGCCTTGGACATTGAGATCGCTACCTATAGAAAACTSCTGGAGGGAGAGGAGAGCCGGTAACAACATGTCTTAGAAATGTTTAGCGCTCGCTGGGTGTATGAAAAAAGTATGAGCCttcattttattgataaaagatgatactttgttttaaaaaaaaacaaaaaacggtggggtttttcctctttcttggCAGGATCTCCACCCCGTTGCCAAACTTCTCCTCTCTAAATCTCAGAGGTGAGGTTGatgtttacattaatttcaccaatattagctttttattttattaatagatGTTACTATTTATTTCCTTAGACGGATTGGCTGATTCAAAATCTCATTTtgaaacatcaacaacaaagaaaGTTCTCATCAAGACCATTGAGACCAGGGATGGTCAGGTATGGCATGCTCTAAGTGATATAAAGTCAGTTTCTTgacagatttttgatttttgttttttggttttttttaggtgatcaatgaGTCAACCCAGAATCACGAGGACATGGACTAATAGCTTCTTTGtccatgtcaaacaagcaacacaagcaataagaggaaaacaacatttcactggagcaacaagcaagaaaataaatctacgacacaaacagaaaacagctttgaaaagtGCCTTTATCTGTGAAGATCCAGTGAGCCTGTTCTAGCTGACAGACTgttatgcttttttgtttggttgagTGTGCTTAAGTCACATTTGTCTTGACACAATTATGAAAATCAGCACACATTTAGCATAGCAATTTTTTTCCGAGGTCgacaaaaaacttttctttgtaACCAAAGTAGCGTTTGATCAATAAAGCATGAACCACACCAAATCTGTATGCTGAAGAAGTCACAATTACCTGTTTGCAGCAATAAACTATGAAGACTATAACTCAAGCAGTGTGGACAAGTGTTTGTTTgaaggtattttattttctcagaggGTTCCCTTCAAATATGTTCACGGCTGTGttctcattttaataaaaagttgtgaTATATCGCAGCAGACGTTCATAAAGCAATGACATCACCAACTGAGCTTTCCAAGGTTATTAAAATCACaaccaatcaaatcaaattttatttgtataccACGTTTCAgaagcaaggcatttcaaagtgctttacataattaaaataaaaacggcatgtgacattgaataaacagaacgagattttgacaaaaaaaaaaagattaaaacggAAACGGTAAGAAAGAGGAATRaaaataaattaataaatagataaaaagtaaagataaaaacattaaaaacatcgaagacatcaaaacccacactctaaccctaatttagccataatcaactctaaacaggtgggttttcaAACTCAGTATCTTgagtttgaaatataaaaaataaactatgtaGAAGTCTACAAGTTAGCTTTGCTGCCATCTGTCGGCCAAAGACRGGTCATTACAGTTACTTTGCATTTCTATTYAGCAGGTTGAACCMACCAAAAGGTTCTgtcattttttactttgtctgtttctttgatacattttgttgttttattgcgTCCAAATCTCGTGAACATTGAGTGAGGTAGGTAAAAAGTAGAGCCATGTCCAacaaagtttaaacatttttccatgatCATGATCTCACCTCAATTGTTTTTCCCTCTTTAATTCGGAATTGCTGGGTCCTCCTCCTATTTTAATAATCCTGGAAACTTGTCGGCGGCTAATTAATGTCGCTTGTTTTCACCTGTTTGTCCCGGGAGATCGGTGTGTTTGTCGACAGAGCAACTTTCTCCATGTGACGTGTCTGCCGGAGGAAAGGAAAACAGGCAGAGCAACAAGCGGTTTCCGCTAAAACTCCGACGTCTTGTTGTTCGTTCTGTTGCGTGGCTTTTTGACACCCACGTTTCTCAACTATGAGACATGGGTCAAATATCTGAACCGTGACGAAGGTGgactttttttggggggggtgcGGGGGAGGGGAGTTTCTTTACGATTTTGAGTAAATGTTGAGGAAAATGAAAGGTCGAACTCAAGGGAACTGGTTAAAAGAAAGCCTTTACTAAAAAGCTTGTTTTGTGATGGGTTCGGTGACTTCTGCTCTGACCAGGACCAGGAACGCGTTGGTGAAAGTAGGTTCCCAGCCGGAGAGCCACGACCCGGAGAGGAGCCGGTCCGCTCCGGAGTCGGACCGRCCCAGGAAGAGGAGTAAAGGCTTCAACGTTCCGGGCCAGACCGGTCGGCAGAGCTCCCGCCAGTCGCTGTCCGAGGTGCTGAGCAGACAAGACTCTGATGGAGCCAAACAAAGTTCAAGGAAAAAGCCTGCTGAGGTTCAACAGAGCGGTGAGTTCATGAGCTGGAAAACAAACGTATAGCGTCCTGTTTATGGGTTTAgtggtatttatttttgcaatcttTTCAAACGGAGATCTTTTCAaatacatgaacaaaaaaaaggcatttatgTGTTTGAAGCTCAAGCTTGTTTATGCATGAATATTAATGGCGTtcataatgaataaaatatttgggGTCCTGTGCATCTCTRTAAGTTCTTATTTATTCAAAAGTGTGTTAAGTTCTAACACACTTTTCTTCATTCACAAGCTAAAAGCTAATTAACCCAAAACATAGAGTTCTGCAGATCCAACCCTTGGAGCGCATTAGTTTTATGAATTCCCCTATAATCTGTGCGTGGTCTTCAATGGTAATAGAATCATAACTTATATCTCAACAGAYTTTCACTGttctttttggggggtttttagCAAAAAGAAGAACTATTTGTAGCACAAGACCACATAGTGCGTTYTTCTTGACGTCATTTGTCCATTCTACATGTTAAAAAGAACCAAACAACATCCACTGGttgttgatttaaagaaacCGGACTGgtaacaaacttttaaaatctatttaacaGAGTAGCTTGTGGGACTCTTCTCTAAAACCATGAAAATATGgcaataatttagaaaaactcAGTGTTTTCAAGTTTAACAATAGCTCTATGCCTCGCTGCTCAGGGCAGCATTGtctatgaaataaataactgacGGCTAATTATCAATGCTCTCAATAATCACTATTCTTCctcatgcaaaaataattatgaactTTCAGTATAACAAATACAGTATACATTGTACTTCAATTCatccatgtatttatttatattttattttcaacaaatactTATTTGTCCCATGTTTATGTGCAAAACCAATGAGTTTATGCTTTGGTATGAGTTGAACTACTGTAGGctgcacaatgtttttttttaagtgtttgtaaCACTTTAACATCCATTAGAAACAGGAAGAGACTATATTTTTTGTGCTGCATATATGCTSCATTAACATATAGTAGTTTCAGTGTAgtctttcatgcatattttttttataaataattcaaattaagaGTAGAACTTGGAAATTTGCAGAACTATATTccaatataaaactttatttaaaacattattgcCTAGTAGATCAGTTGCTGCCTAATCAATGTTAGTTATCTGACAGATTCAATCTGggcattttattcaaactgYATTACACATTTTGCTATCTTAACATCGaactagttaaaaaaaataaataaatcttgtgaTAAGGAATGTTAGATTTGGTTTATGATGGGGAACATTCTGTCCCATGCTCTATTTTTATTCTGCAGCTCTCTGTTGTTCCGTTCTCATATTTCTTTAGAGATGAGAGCAACTGGACACTTTAGAAGATCAAAAGAATATGCTgctgaaaaagtattcattgaATGAATGCCGAGCTCTTTGAAGGCCGATCACAATACAGCATATCTCTACTACCAAAGCATCTCTTTGATGTTTGAGATGTCCGTGAGATTGAAATAAGCAAAACTGACAGCTCCATCTATCTGAGCAAACTCACAACAGcagaatttttaaatatgtgttgAGAGCACGCAGGGACACTCACATTTAGAAACTATAAAATATGCAGTGCGAAAGTAATCCTGGAACAGGAGTTATCATTTGTGCATTACAACCAGAaacatacatgtttttattggatACCGATATGATATCGAAACAAAATAGGGCATAATAGCAAAAGAAGGCTGtaggaaaatgaaacatggtttttcatattattttaatattaatgtgaAAAGTGTGACTTGTTATTCTATTCAGCTGCCCTTACCTGTGGTACTTCTACATGAATTAGTGTAATAATTTACTTCCAAAAAGTAAAAGGTRCCTAACCAGAATAACAGCCAGTCTGTAAAGGCCTTACRGGAGCMTGACAGTGACAAAAGCCTAATAGTCGTCTATTAagtaaaaatagtttattttgcGTAATTGGATTGATGTCATCATAGATGtagagaaaatgtgtcaaaataatCTCGCATGGAGGATAAGYGTCttacataaaaatcaaatccTGTTGGCTGTTGTATATAGAAATCCAGATGACATCATGAAAGTCTTTAGTGGTCTTCtagtttctgctgtttatctTCATTTCGCCTTGCTCCATTACTGTCACCTCTGCTTTCAACTCCCTGTTTGTCCatctcagagggaaaaaagCCTCTCCCTGGTCGGTTCTCCAAATATCCTCTGTACTGTGGCGTTTCCATGACCATATGACAGTGTCGACTCCTGTTGAATTTCCTCCACGCTCCCCAGTGAGGCTGATGTGTAATAAGGAGTCTCATCATGACTCCCAGCCTGACTGTACACTCATCTGTTCCCTCCTCCTgatgaacaaacacacagacacctGCCTCCCTGTCAGCTTATTAGCTCATTTGGTCGGGTCCCCTCAGTGACAGGCAGACCCAGCAGCGTAACAACCTCAACTGTGATTTAGTTATTAGGAGAGCTATTTCTCATCTATCCTGACAGCTGCAGAACATACTATCTGAGCCATCACGAGTCTGTACAACACAGGATTCTTATGCATGTATCAATTTAAACAGGCTCATTTAAGGTTCAACTTCCAAGAGCATGTGACGAGTCCTCGACGGTGTTGTACAGTCAGTCAGTCAACAAGATGTAAAGAAAAAWAATAATCTGCTGTGATTATCAAAAAACTGCTGTTATCCTGATATCATTTCCTACAGTGGCTCAAGAAATAGGTCATCTTCCTGAGTGTGTTTCACATGAGGAACTAGACTTAATGTTGTAGGTTCACTAAGAGAAGTtccttttcaaaactttttgttttgaaaacctAAAAAAGTTTGGATTCAGAGTTTTGAGTCGGAAAGAAACTGTAGGATCATTTTACTAGAACTTCCCACTGTTTCCTTATGTTATTTGTAATAAGTACATGCTGTGACGGTTTCAAACATCTCAGAGGactataaaaagaaattaaaaacatttatccaaGTTGTGACATGTAATAAGATGTTAATAAGAGTTTAACATATAGTTTCAACTGGATTTTACTAATAGTTCATGgtcaattagttttttatttaactttaggTCGATTTATTAACAAACTATTTGGTTAAAAGTATAGCAACTCCTCAAAGAGAGGTGTGACATATGACCTCCCRCTTTGCTGATTTCTTGTAAgatctttttaaatattctgctctTCTTTGTTCCTTTGACTGAATATgagtaattttttaatattcttcAAAACGAAAGTCCAACACTCCGGTCCTGAAGGGTTGATGTCCAGCAMATCTCAATAAGCTGCCCCAACACACCTCTTTCGAATGATTGTTCgacctcctcagcatgtcaacGAGTTCTGAAGAGGCTCCTTAATTATCTATTCATTTCATTCAAATATGTTGAAGCAGGAGAACAGGGAAGCCTGGAGAGCACCAGACTCTGAAGACTGGAGATAgggacaaacaaacaaacagaaaaaaacaaaaacacaaaaaatgtatggTAAAACATTGTGGATGTTCTGAAGCCTCTCACGTGTGCAAAAAAGATGCAAAGTCAATGTATGGTTTGCTTCTGGCGCTGTTATGCATAAACTCATTTGACTTTGGAGCTCTTCATGCAGATCTTTTTTCACAAGCTATTMGTTTAGTAAATCAGTTAGCAACACTATAATAGGGTTTTATTGCCATAGGGTTTGTATTTGATGCAAAACCAGTTTTTAAGCATCTGCTATTGGAGTGGCAGAGGCTCAGAGGTAAGGAGTTTGTCCTGAACCCCCTCTCTTACTATCTTAGTCACCTTTTTGTTGTGTCGTTGTTGGGAAAAACACTGCTGGTGATGGTCATAAGCCCCGGAGGCAACGATTGAATGGCAACCTAACATTGTGCAGATCGGAGTATCATGTTGCTTCCACCATCAGTGTCCGAATGTATgcatgaatggatgaatgactgaatgttttGTAAAGCAATTTGGAGTCCCACAACTTGAAGTGTTACACAAGTACACACCATTTGTCATTGttgttaaagtttgatttatGCATACTWCCTCCAGCAGCGCTGCTTHAAGCAGCACGTGCAGTTCTGATTATGTAGAGGAAASAATGCACAAGTATGCACGGATTGTTTAAAATATGTAMAGTGGCAAGAAGTTCATAAACAAATAGTCATGTAAAACTTAGGATAGTACTGTTTGGATATGTGGATATGTGATATGAATTTAACATTATTGTGatattatgtaaataaacaataaagcctgaagaaaacataatttaaagtttGACAGAAGCAGTGCTTTGccttcaaaagtattcatactgcTCATACAAATCAGAAGAGAGTGCCTTAGATTTGTAGTCCACCCCCTTTAATCTgaaacctctaaataaaatcaagtgcaacataatttattcaggggctgcatttcattt
The Poecilia reticulata strain Guanapo linkage group LG17, Guppy_female_1.0+MT, whole genome shotgun sequence DNA segment above includes these coding regions:
- the LOC103479835 gene encoding vimentin; this translates as MCQGTPFQAQSADAPGVAANCDHSALLAXSLKKDSSGMSYRVAPHSSYKKMFGGERNATRSSYSSRQFSSPLRSSRVSFGLSSAPTXYSAKTQRLRSSAAMPRLASENLDFSLSDAINSEFITNRTNEKAQMQSLNDRFASYIEKVRFLEQQNKILLAELEQLRGKGTSRVGDLYEDEMRELRRQVDQLSNEKARVEVHRDNLADDIGRLRDKLQDEISQREEAEANMQSFRQDVDNAALARLDLERKVESLQEEINFLKKLHDEEMLELQNQIQQQQHVQVDMEVAKPDLTAALRDVRLQYENLASKNIQESEDWYKSKFADLTEAAARNNEALRLAKQEANDYRRQVQALTCEVDALKGTNESLERQMREMEENFGLENSGYQDTVSRLEVDIHNMKDEMARHLREYQDLLNVKMALDIEIATYRKLLEGEESRISTPLPNFSSLNLRDGLADSKSHFETSTTKKVLIKTIETRDGQVINESTQNHEDMD